From Hoplias malabaricus isolate fHopMal1 chromosome 11, fHopMal1.hap1, whole genome shotgun sequence, a single genomic window includes:
- the caps2 gene encoding calcyphosin-2, with amino-acid sequence MDRGLNVRKTLSSPGRHSSQRQAEGQRRTASSRGPRPKEVPVLDLDRLTDREEEDAAFITVAGHPSALLSDMSWGPGVSSHQPKKWDKTIQNMSERNISTYSVYPTPPVSSCRFQLQSRPPSSHIPNLEPSQLTPYSTELIQTQTNTIHSRLKKTEAEGLTAEKRKQAVVEQMMVDQLSRAVISDPEQSAANQCNDSSRYRRTLHHTMVKTHTSLTENLLSHKLCFHARILSRCGREACRELIGFFFTCDQTLTVYEYRSFGKNRCSSLPFIARGVYRTRGRPYCLNDFSQGTDLRFSTDMPHFSENLRKRSYLTLRVTDVDEEMKRTLLDHTGGIEHYLSQEEISDQKTLSAVQVAVRERLRGHAIPVLIGLGRRLQSLDIKENGLMGKEKLRECLMEELSLSQQDFDTALRTVGQQVGALVDYAEVMRAVIGEMNEIRKAFFIKVYVKLDPNKTGSVSLTDIEKFNCSKVSLQSQYGIETEVDFLTCMQDTGRVRKDVSYAEFEDYYEGLSIEIPSDQEYINILKSTWNI; translated from the exons ATGGACCGAGGTTTAAATGTGAGGAAGACTCTCTCCTCCCCGGGCAGACACTCCTCTCAGAGGCAGGCGGAG GGCCAAAGAAGAACAGCATCATCCCGTGGACCCCGCCCTAAAGA AGTTCCGGTGCTTGATTtggacagactgacagacagagaaGAGGAG GATGCTGCTTTTATAACTGTGGCTGGACATCCCTCAGCCCTGCTGTCAGACATGAGCTGGGGCCCAGGAGTTTCATCTCACCAGCCCAAG AAATGGGATAAAACAATTCAGAATATGTCTGAAAGGAATATCTCAACATATTCAGTGTACCCAACTCCGCCAGTGTCCAGCTGCAGATTCCAGTTACAAAGCAGACCTCCCAGCAGTCATATACCTAATCTGGAGCCATCTCAACTGACCCCTTACTCTACTGAGCTCATCCAAACCCAGACTAACACCATCCATTCTAGACTCAAGAAAACTGAGGCA GAGGGACTAACTgcagagaagagaaaacaaGCTGTGGTTGAACAGATGATGGTAGACCAGCTCTCTAG GGCCGTTATCAGTGACCCAGAGCAGAGTGCTGCTAACCAATGCAATGATTCATCACGCTACAGGAGGACTCTACACCATACCat ggTGAAAACGCATACATCTTTAACTGAGAACCTTTTATCCCACAAACTCTGCTTCCATGCCAGAATTCTATCAAG ATGTGGGCGTGAGGCATGTCGAGAGCTCATTGGGTTTTTCTTCACATGTGACCAGACCCTGACAGTGTATGAGTACCGCAGCTTTGGAAAAAACAG GTGTAGCTCACTGCCATTTATTGCTCGTGGTGTGTACAGGACCCGAGGGAGGCCTTACTGTCTAAATGACTTCTCACAG GGCACAGATCTGCGCTTCAGTACAGATATGCCACACTTTTCAGAAAACCTGAGAAAACGGTCATATCTGACCCTGAGGGTAACTGATGTGGATGAAGAGATGAAAAGAACGCTACT GGACCACACTGGAGGAATTGAGCACTATCTTTCTCAAGAAGAAATCAGTGATCAGAAGACCCTAAGTGCAGTTCAAG TGGCCGTACGTGAAAGGCTTAGGGGTCATGCCATTCCAGTTTTGATTGGCCTTGGGAGAAGGCTGCAGTCTTTAGACATAAAGGAGAATGGCCTGATGGGAAAAGAAAAGCTGAGAGAATGTCTGATGGAGGAGCTGAGTCTCAGCCAGCAG GACTTTGATACTGCGCTGAGGACTGTGGGCCAGCAGGTAGGGGCGCTGGTGGACTATGCTGAAGTGATGCGTGCTGTTATTGGGGAGATGAATGAGATCCGAAAAGCTTTTTTCATAAAG GTTTATGTTAAACTTGACCCAAATAAAACTGGATCTGTTTCCCTAACCGACATTGAAAAGTTCAACTGCAGTAAGGTGTCCCTGCAATCGCAGTATG GCATTGAGACAGAAGTAGATTTCTTGACTTGTATGCAGGACACAGGAAGGGTCAGAAAAGATGTGTCTTATGCAGAGTTTGAAGACTATTATGAAGGACTAAGCATTGAAATCCCCTCTGACCAGGAGTACATCAACATTCTCAAGAGCACATGGAATATCTGA
- the LOC136709730 gene encoding uncharacterized protein: MNLTRELLRLLIRVPGRRNTKLIKWLQKRKLLANAVKCPRCSQDMKMKKRNDTSDGLVWECRHKSHRGKKYSRTLRVGSFFEKSHISLLSWMTYVYRFSQGLHLRQVDMMQDGIAKSSRTLSKMASVLRNICHRAMKRYTRKHGQMIGGEREFAVLDESNFCHKRKYGRGRIAPTWRRKKWVFGMLGVKREQRHPVLRLVKRRSRHHLVPIVVKHVHPGTTLISDEWRAYRGALTDLGYTHFSVNHSQWFVDPHTGAHTQHLERAWLTYKTRIWRLRGNRTEQMLKQHLSVIEWTYWLGEKHRHGPLGRLLKDIRHQFPV, from the exons ATGAACTTAACCAGAGAATTATTACGCCTTCTAATTCGTGTCCCTGGTAGAAGAAACACTAAGCTCATCAAATGGCTGCAGAAAAGAAAGCTGCTAGCAAATGCAGTCAAGTGCCCAAGATGTAGTCAAGATATGAAGATGAAAAAACGAAATGATACCTCAGATGGCCTTGTGTG GGAATGCCGGCATAAAAGTCATAGAGGCAAAAAATACAGCCGGACTCTGAGAGTGGGATCTTTTTTTGAAAAATCCCATATCAGCTTGTTGTCATGGATGACATATGTTTACAG GTTCTCTCAAGGCTTGCACCTTAGGCAGGTGGACATGATGCAAGACGGAATTGCAAAAAGCTCTAGGACACTGTCCAAGATGGCTTCGGTTCTAAGGAATATCTGCCACCGTGCAATGAAACGGTATACCAGAAAACATGGGCAGATGATTGGAGGTGAAAGAGAATTTGCTGTTCTGGATGAAAGCAACTTTTGCCACAAACGAAAG TATGGTCGAGGAAGGATTGCCCCCACTTGGAGGAGAAAGAAGTGGGTGTTTGGTATGCTTGGTGTAAAGAGGGAACAGCGCCATCCAGTCTTGCGCCTTGTGAAGAGAAGATCACGGCATCATCTTGTTCCGATTGTCGTTAAACATGTGCATCCAGGTACTACACTGATCAGTGATGAATGGAGAGCGTACAGAGGTGCTTTGACGGATTTGGGCTACACACATTTTAGCGTTAATCACTCCCAGTGGTTTGTAGATCCTCACACTGGAGCCCATACCCAGCATCTTGAGCGAGCATGGTTGACCTACAAAACAAGAATCTGGAGGCTACGAGGCAACAGGACAGAGCAAATGCTAAAACAACACCTTTCAGTCATTGAGTGGACATACTGGCTAGGTGAGAAACATAGACATGGTCCCCTTGGGCGCTTGCTTAAGGATATTAGGCATCAGTTTCCTGTGTAA